In Monodelphis domestica isolate mMonDom1 chromosome 4, mMonDom1.pri, whole genome shotgun sequence, one DNA window encodes the following:
- the RPS25 gene encoding 40S ribosomal protein S25, which yields MPPKDDKKKKDAGKSAKKDKDPVNKSGGKAKKKKWSKGKVRDKLNNLVLFDKATYDKLCKEVPNYKLITPAVVSERLKIRGSLARAALQELLSKGLIKLVSKHRAQVIYTRNTKGGDAPAAEDA from the exons CCTCCCAAGGACGACAAGAAGAAGAAGGATGCCGGCAAGTCGGCCAAGAAGGACAAGGATCCCGTGAACAAGTCCGGTGGCAAAGCTAAGAAGAAG AAGTGGTCCAAGGGAAAAGTTCGAGACAAGCTCAACAATCTGGTTCTGTTTGACAAAGCAACATATGACAAACTCTGCAAGGAGGTCCCCAACTATAAACTTATCACGCCTGCAGTAGTCTCAGAGAGACTGAAGATCCGAGGTTCTCTAGCCCGAGCAGCCCTCCAGGAACTGCTTAGTAAAG GTCTGATTAAGTTGGTTTCCAAACACAGAGCACAAGTGATATATACTAGGAACACCAAGGGTGGAGATGCTCCAGCTGCTGAAGATGCATGA